One part of the Methylobacterium mesophilicum SR1.6/6 genome encodes these proteins:
- the soxY gene encoding thiosulfate oxidation carrier protein SoxY encodes MTSAKIPALSRRQALAFGTGAMVATAFAFRAGPALAAKPATDEAIKAFTRGKEPVKGRVKLELPEIAENGNTVPMTVSVDGPMTAESYVEEVMIVAEGNPNPGVISFHFTPSSVAEANTRIRLAETQNVIAVARMNDGSVFSDVRQVKVTIGGCGG; translated from the coding sequence ATGACCTCTGCCAAGATCCCCGCATTGAGCCGCCGCCAAGCCCTAGCCTTCGGCACCGGCGCCATGGTGGCTACCGCCTTCGCTTTCCGCGCCGGCCCGGCCCTGGCGGCGAAGCCCGCGACCGATGAGGCCATCAAGGCCTTCACCCGCGGCAAGGAGCCGGTGAAGGGCAGGGTCAAGCTCGAACTCCCCGAGATCGCCGAGAACGGCAACACCGTGCCGATGACGGTGAGCGTCGACGGGCCGATGACGGCTGAAAGCTACGTCGAGGAGGTAATGATCGTCGCCGAGGGCAATCCGAACCCCGGCGTCATCAGCTTCCACTTCACGCCGTCGAGCGTCGCTGAGGCGAACACCCGGATCCGTCTCGCAGAGACCCAGAACGTCATCGCGGTCGCCCGCATGAACGACGGCTCGGTCTTCAGCGACGTCCGCCAGGTGAAGGTCACCATCGGCGGCTGCGGCGGCTAA
- the soxZ gene encoding thiosulfate oxidation carrier complex protein SoxZ produces the protein MADVKPRIKLDKKEVAKGGIIEVKTLVSHTMESGQRKDKDGKTIPRKILNKFTCDLNGKTIFSADIESAVSANPYFQFKIKPEESGALTFTWVDDDGSKIQATEQIKVA, from the coding sequence ATGGCCGACGTGAAGCCGCGGATCAAACTGGACAAGAAGGAAGTCGCCAAGGGCGGCATCATCGAGGTGAAGACGCTCGTCTCCCACACGATGGAATCCGGCCAGCGCAAGGACAAGGACGGGAAGACGATCCCGCGCAAGATCCTGAACAAGTTCACCTGTGACCTGAACGGCAAGACGATCTTCAGCGCCGATATCGAAAGCGCAGTTTCCGCCAATCCCTACTTCCAGTTCAAGATCAAGCCCGAGGAATCCGGAGCGCTGACCTTTACCTGGGTCGATGACGACGGGTCGAAGATCCAGGCTACCGAGCAGATCAAGGTCGCCTGA